From one Bacteroides fragilis NCTC 9343 genomic stretch:
- a CDS encoding DUF4251 domain-containing protein: MKKFIALVALVLVSASTLMYAQESQRDIRRADRKAQRDAERARLKAEEQAADQVAYQQAVQAIKDKQFVLEADQVIFKRGQTAFVSSNTNFVMLNGQRATVQVAFNTPYPGPNGIGGVTVDGTTSDVKVTTDKRGNVNCNFSVQGIGISAQVFITLTNGGNNATVTINPNFNSNTLTLSGNLVPLNQSDVFKGRSW; encoded by the coding sequence ATGAAAAAGTTTATTGCATTAGTAGCATTAGTATTAGTAAGTGCATCGACTTTAATGTATGCACAAGAGTCACAAAGAGACATACGCCGCGCTGACCGTAAAGCACAAAGAGACGCAGAAAGAGCCAGACTGAAAGCTGAGGAACAAGCTGCCGACCAAGTGGCCTATCAGCAAGCCGTACAGGCTATCAAAGACAAACAGTTTGTACTGGAAGCCGATCAGGTAATCTTCAAACGCGGCCAGACAGCTTTCGTATCGTCCAACACTAACTTTGTAATGTTGAACGGACAGAGAGCAACCGTACAGGTAGCGTTCAATACTCCGTATCCCGGCCCTAACGGAATTGGCGGTGTAACAGTGGACGGAACCACTTCGGATGTAAAAGTGACTACCGACAAACGAGGCAATGTGAACTGCAACTTCAGCGTACAAGGTATCGGTATCTCGGCACAAGTCTTTATCACATTGACAAACGGAGGCAACAACGCCACTGTGACCATTAATCCGAACTTCAACTCCAATACATTAACGTTGAGCGGCAACCTTGTTCCGCTGAACCAGTCGGATGTATTTAAAGGCCGTTCATGGTAA
- a CDS encoding Na+/H+ antiporter NhaC family protein, which translates to MKKAPSPLVSLIPLVVLVIMLFATIRTFGSDALSGGSQVSLLTTTAVCILIGMGFYKIGWKDFELAITNNITGVSTALIILLIIGALSGAWMISGVVPTLIYYGVQIIHPSFFLTSTCIICALVSVMTGSSWTTIATIGIALMGIGKAQGFEEGWIAGAIISGAYFGDKISPLSDTTILAASVTDTPLFRHIRYMLITTVPSLIITLVIFTVAGLSHNAGSTEHIAEFSAALAGKFHITPWLLIVPVVTGVLIAWRVPSVITLFLSAALAGAFAVFFQPDLLQEISGLQNSEGTQSIFKGLMMTLYGGTSLQTSNEALTELVATRGMAGMMNTVWLIICAMCFGGAMTAGGMLGSITSVFVRFMKNTVSMVASTVCSGIFLNLATADQYISIILTGNMFRDIYEKKGYESCLLSRTTEDSVTVTSVLIPWNTCGMTQATILSVPTLVYLPYCFFNIISPLMSITIAAIGYKIVRRK; encoded by the coding sequence ATGAAAAAAGCCCCCTCACCTCTTGTTTCTCTGATCCCTCTGGTCGTATTGGTTATCATGCTATTTGCCACCATACGTACCTTTGGCAGCGATGCACTCAGCGGAGGTAGCCAAGTGTCCCTGCTGACTACAACAGCCGTTTGCATACTGATCGGTATGGGATTCTACAAAATAGGCTGGAAAGACTTTGAACTGGCTATCACAAACAACATTACAGGCGTATCTACCGCCCTAATCATTCTGCTGATTATCGGCGCATTGAGCGGTGCATGGATGATAAGCGGTGTGGTCCCCACATTGATTTATTACGGAGTGCAAATCATACATCCCAGTTTTTTCCTGACCTCTACCTGCATTATCTGTGCCTTGGTATCGGTTATGACCGGAAGCTCCTGGACTACGATTGCTACCATCGGAATCGCTTTAATGGGCATTGGCAAAGCACAGGGATTCGAAGAAGGCTGGATAGCCGGAGCCATTATTTCGGGCGCATACTTCGGAGATAAAATCTCTCCATTATCGGATACGACAATATTAGCAGCCTCAGTTACCGATACTCCCCTCTTCAGACATATCCGCTATATGTTGATAACTACCGTACCTTCACTAATCATTACCTTGGTTATCTTTACAGTAGCCGGATTGTCACACAATGCCGGAAGCACAGAACATATAGCCGAATTCTCGGCCGCACTGGCAGGAAAGTTCCACATTACACCATGGCTGCTGATTGTACCGGTAGTTACAGGTGTACTGATTGCTTGGCGGGTACCTTCCGTCATCACCTTATTTCTGTCGGCGGCATTGGCAGGGGCATTCGCCGTATTCTTCCAACCCGACCTGTTACAGGAAATATCCGGTTTGCAAAATTCCGAAGGCACACAGTCCATCTTCAAAGGACTGATGATGACTCTTTATGGAGGGACCAGTCTACAGACAAGCAATGAAGCACTCACCGAACTGGTGGCTACCCGGGGTATGGCAGGCATGATGAATACGGTATGGCTTATTATCTGTGCGATGTGTTTCGGCGGGGCTATGACTGCCGGCGGCATGTTAGGAAGTATCACTTCCGTATTTGTCCGCTTCATGAAAAATACAGTCAGCATGGTGGCCTCTACGGTTTGCTCTGGTATTTTCCTGAACCTCGCCACAGCCGATCAGTATATTAGCATTATCCTGACCGGAAACATGTTCCGGGATATTTATGAAAAGAAAGGTTATGAAAGCTGTTTGCTCAGTCGAACCACGGAAGATTCTGTTACAGTGACCTCCGTATTAATACCATGGAACACCTGCGGAATGACGCAAGCTACGATACTGAGTGTTCCTACACTGGTTTATCTTCCCTATTGCTTCTTCAACATTATCAGTCCGTTAATGAGCATTACGATTGCTGCCATCGGATATAAAATTGTGAGACGCAAGTGA
- a CDS encoding VIT1/CCC1 transporter family protein, which translates to MDLKKEVKEEFIRFQRNEKTESIVYERLASIEKDESNRKVLRLISAEEKAHYATLKKYTETDVAPDKLRIAKYYWLARILGITFAIKLMESSEENAHHDYAKYTDYPDLRQLANEEEVHEQKLIGLINEERLEYMGSVVLGLNDALVEFTGALAGFTLALSDSRLIALTGSITGIAAALSMASSEYLSTKSEGGETKHPIKAAIYTGIAYIITVVALVAPFILIENVLIALGVMLAMALVIIALFNYYYSVARGESFRKRFTEMAVLSFSVAGISFLIGYALKTFTGIDA; encoded by the coding sequence ATGGACTTGAAGAAAGAAGTGAAGGAAGAGTTTATCCGTTTCCAACGAAATGAGAAAACCGAAAGTATCGTATACGAACGACTGGCCTCTATTGAAAAAGACGAATCGAACCGCAAAGTATTACGTCTGATCTCAGCAGAAGAAAAAGCGCACTATGCCACACTGAAGAAATATACGGAAACCGACGTTGCACCAGACAAGTTGCGTATAGCCAAATATTACTGGCTGGCAAGAATCCTGGGTATTACATTTGCCATTAAACTGATGGAGTCAAGTGAAGAGAATGCACATCATGATTATGCCAAATATACAGATTATCCGGACCTCCGGCAATTGGCCAATGAAGAAGAAGTTCATGAACAGAAATTAATCGGGCTAATCAACGAAGAACGACTTGAATATATGGGTTCGGTAGTGCTCGGTCTGAATGATGCTTTGGTGGAATTTACCGGGGCATTGGCGGGATTCACTCTGGCCTTGAGTGACTCCAGGCTGATAGCCCTGACGGGAAGCATCACGGGGATTGCCGCAGCTTTATCAATGGCTTCTTCCGAATATCTCTCGACCAAATCGGAAGGAGGAGAAACGAAACATCCCATAAAGGCCGCCATCTATACGGGTATTGCTTATATCATCACGGTAGTGGCGCTGGTTGCTCCCTTCATATTGATCGAAAATGTACTGATAGCTTTGGGAGTAATGCTGGCCATGGCTTTGGTAATCATTGCATTATTTAATTATTACTATTCGGTAGCACGCGGAGAAAGTTTCCGCAAAAGATTCACCGAGATGGCAGTACTTAGTTTCAGCGTAGCCGGCATTAGCTTTCTGATAGGCTATGCACTGAAAACATTTACAGGAATAGACGCTTAA
- a CDS encoding MFS transporter, whose protein sequence is MKQILKENGGLPASILWTLAIVAGISVANLYYNQPLLNMIRHELGVSEFETNLIAMVTQIGYALGLLFIVPLGDLYQRKRIILTSFSILIVSLLVIAMAPNIHVILCASLLTGICSVMPQIFIPIASQFSRPENKGRNVGIVVSGLLTGILASRVVSGFIGELFGWREMYYIAAGMMLICGMVVMRVLPDIRPNFQGKYSDLMKSLLSLLKQYPELRIFSVRAALAFGSFLAMWSCLAFKMGSAPFYADSHIIGMLGLCGIAGALSASLVGKYVRKVGVRRFNFIGCGLILSAWLLLFIGENSYWGIVAGIIIIDIGMQCIQLSNQTRIFELCPSASNRINTIFMTTYFIGASTGTFLAGTFWQAFGWHGVIGTGVALTTGSLLITFFSKR, encoded by the coding sequence ATGAAACAGATTTTGAAAGAAAACGGCGGACTACCGGCTTCGATTCTTTGGACACTTGCTATTGTTGCAGGTATATCGGTAGCCAATCTGTACTATAACCAGCCTTTACTGAACATGATCCGCCATGAATTGGGTGTTTCGGAGTTCGAAACAAACCTGATTGCCATGGTAACGCAGATCGGATATGCCCTCGGACTATTGTTTATCGTCCCCTTAGGCGATTTGTATCAGCGAAAGCGGATCATTCTCACCAGCTTCTCCATATTAATCGTTTCGTTGCTGGTGATCGCGATGGCCCCCAACATCCACGTCATCCTGTGTGCCTCGCTCCTCACCGGCATCTGTTCGGTGATGCCACAAATATTCATCCCGATAGCTTCCCAGTTCTCACGTCCGGAAAACAAAGGGAGAAATGTAGGAATCGTCGTATCGGGACTACTGACCGGCATTTTGGCCTCACGTGTAGTCAGCGGGTTTATAGGAGAACTGTTTGGTTGGCGTGAGATGTATTACATCGCTGCCGGCATGATGCTGATATGTGGTATGGTAGTCATGCGGGTATTACCGGACATACGCCCGAACTTTCAGGGCAAATACAGCGACTTAATGAAGTCTTTGCTTTCACTGCTGAAGCAGTATCCCGAGCTCCGCATCTTTTCAGTCCGCGCCGCACTTGCTTTCGGTTCATTTCTGGCCATGTGGTCATGTCTGGCTTTTAAAATGGGAAGTGCCCCCTTCTACGCTGACAGCCACATCATCGGTATGTTAGGATTGTGCGGCATTGCCGGCGCCTTATCAGCCTCTCTTGTAGGTAAGTATGTACGGAAAGTGGGAGTCAGACGATTCAATTTCATCGGATGCGGACTGATCTTATCAGCTTGGTTGCTTCTCTTTATCGGAGAGAACTCCTATTGGGGAATCGTTGCCGGTATCATCATCATCGATATCGGCATGCAATGTATCCAATTGAGCAATCAGACCCGTATCTTCGAACTCTGTCCGAGTGCTTCGAACCGCATTAATACTATTTTTATGACAACTTACTTCATAGGAGCCTCCACCGGGACATTTCTGGCAGGAACTTTCTGGCAGGCATTCGGTTGGCATGGAGTCATAGGCACAGGAGTGGCCTTGACTACCGGCTCACTGCTGATTACCTTTTTTTCAAAACGATAA